In the genome of Quercus robur chromosome 3, dhQueRobu3.1, whole genome shotgun sequence, one region contains:
- the LOC126719205 gene encoding receptor-like protein 43, translated as MVSNSSLLRLVQLQRLNLADNNFNFSQIPSEFSRLSRLTYLNLSNSLFSGNIPSKFSDLSKLTSLDFSYNSSLHLRSLKDLVQNLTGLKDLRLRYVQISSPVPEILSNLSGLTTLYLVGNGFYGEFPVGIFKLPKLQDHRVTFNEDLTGSLPEFCFSSPLKILWLWDTAFSGKLPASIGNLDSLKELYIGVGNFWGSTPPSIGNLTRLTTLLSGSIPDSFGNLTQLTHLGLSQNFIRILDLRFNKLQALPQIPPPATTVYLVANNMIQEQIPSQICSLSSLSSIDLSNNKFRGILPDCLRNFSSSLSILNLRGNIFHGVIPQLCAKGSIIKMIDLSQNQFTGILPRSLSNCGMLEILNLGSNQLKDVFPSWLGTLPELSVLILRHNGFQGVVGSPTTMFEAPKLHILDLSANKFTGFFMHEYYPYSMVITNKGQETIYSKIIEALAIIDLSSNEFITEIPEFIGSLNGFQLLNLSKNNLTGHIPISLGNLTTLECLDISQNKLSGQVPWQLTQLIFLASFNVSHNQLTGPIPYGKQFNTFDTSSFDGNLGLCGYPLSKKCENLEPAALPTSNIEEDQDSWFHIEFDWIIVLMGYGSGGLVIGVVVGIIVLKKNQHWFRTWKRQLC; from the exons ATGGTCTCCAACAGCAGCCTTTTACGCCTTGTTCAACTTCAAAGGCTTAATCTTGCTGATAACAACTTCAATTTCTCCCAGATCCCATCTGAATTCAGCCGTCTTTCTCGTTTGACATATCTCAACCTCTCCAATTCATTGTTTTCTGGCAACATTCCATCAAAGTTCTCAGACCTTTCCAAGTTAACATCCCttgatttttcatataattcTAGTCTACATCTAAGAAGCCTAAAGGATTTAGTTCAAAACTTAACCGGCCTAAAAGATCTACGTCTCAGGTACGTTCAAATATCATCTCCAGTGCCTGAAATCTTATCAAATTTATCTGGTTTGACAACACTCTATTTGGTTGGTAACGGATTTTATGGAGAATTCCCAGTAGGAATTTTTAAGCTACCAAAGCTACAGGATCATAGGGTGACTTTCAATGAAGATCTCACGGGTTCTTTGCCAGAATTCTGCTTTAGCAGCCCTCTTAAAATCTTATGGCTTTGGGATACTGCTTTCTCTGGGAAACTGCCGGCTTCAATTGGAAACCTTGATTCCTTGAAAGAACTGTACATTGGGGTCGGTAATTTCTGGGGTAGCACTCCACCTTCAATTGGTAACCTTACAAGACTCACTACTTTG TTATCAGGATCAATTCCAGATTCATTTGGTAACCTTACTCAACTTACTCATCTAGGCCTTTCCCAAAACTTTATCAGA ATTTTGGACCTTAGGTTCAACAAGCTACAAGCGTTACCCCAAATTCCACCGCCAGCCACTACGGTTTATTTGGTTGCAAACAACATGATTCAAGAACAAATTCCATCACAGATCTGTAGCCTTAGTTCTCTGTCTTCCATTGACTTGTCCAACAACAAATTCAGAGGCATACTTCCTGATTGTTTGAGAAACTTCAGTAGCTCGTTGAGCATATTGAATCTTCGAGGCAACATTTTTCATGGTGTGATTCCTCAACTATGTGCAAAAGGAAGTATAATAAAGATGATTGACTTGAGCCAAAATCAATTCACAGGGATTCTTCCAAGATCATTGTCAAATTGTGGAATGCTAGAGATTTTGAATCTTGGAAGCAATCAGTTGAAAGATGTTTTCCCTTCATGGTTGGGAACACTTCCTGAACTAAGCGTACTTATTCTGCGACATAATGGATTCCAGGGGGTGGTGGGGAGTCCTACAACAATGTTTGAAGCTCCCAAGTTGCACATTCTTGATCTCTCCGCAAATAAATTTACAG GTTTTTTCATGCATGAATATTACCCTTACTCAATGGTAATAACAAACAAAGGCCAGGAAACTATATACTCTAAGATCATTGAGGCCTTGGCAATTATTGATCTTTCAAGCAATGAATTCATTACAGAAATTCCAGAATTCATTGGCAGTTTAAACGGGTTCCAGTTGCTTAATCTTTCTAAGAATAACCTTACTGGTCATATCCCGATATCATTAGGAAACCTAACAACGTTGGAGTGTTTGGACATTTCTCAAAACAAGCTCTCAGGACAAGTACCTTGGCAACTTACACAACTCATTTTCCTTGCTTCCTTCAATGTCTCACATAACCAACTTACAGGACCTATACCATATGGTAAACAGTTTAATACATTTGACACTAGTTCATTTGATGGAAATTTGGGATTATGTGGATACCCATTGTCAAAGAAGTGTGAAAATCTTGAGCCTGCTGCTCTACCCACTTCAAACATTgaagaagatcaagactcatggTTTCACATTGAATTTGATTGGATAATAGTCCTAATGGGATATGGTAGTGGCGGGCTTGTAATTGGGGTGGTTGTTGGAATCATTGTGTTAAAGAAGAACCAACATTGGTTTAGAACTTGGAAGAGGCAACTTTGTTAG